Part of the Chanos chanos chromosome 5, fChaCha1.1, whole genome shotgun sequence genome, AGATCATACCAATGAAACACCATTGGGGACCGCATCAAATCTTCTAAAAAATGCTGATTTGTTTCAGCTAATGACACGACACTGTTGGATGCCAAGACTACATTGCTTTCTAATCATGAACATCAGACCGTTATATAAGCTGATAGTCAACTAGTTTTGTCTGGTCAAACTGGGCCTTTTCCTATTTATTATCACCATTCTACTGTTCCCCTAAAAACTGTATCAAAATTGACGTATGCAGTAAGAAGagactggttaaaaaaaaagaaaaacttaccCAACCATTTACTATGTCCATGGAAATACACCATAAATGTCATATTCCATTTAACCATATTAAAATATCTCTGCCACACGATGCAAAACTACCACTTGGCACACACTACTCACAACACTAAATTCACAGATAAAGTGCAAAGGAATATGCATTTGGGAGGGTTCTCCCCCAGTGTAGAACTGCCATCACCGTTACAATCTGATGTCCTAACGTAGGGGGACTTGCATGGCTTTAAGTAGTTAATACAGGGACAGCACAAATCAGGAACACCATTAAACAGCAAAGAGAGGGCAATATATTAGTTAAGCTCAAATGGTTTGTCTAAAACGATACACAAGGCTATGAGATCCAAATGGTTCAGCTGAATTCTTATGCATGAAGCTTGAGATCCTGAGTTGTGGATGAAGTATCACTAATGGAAGTTTTCAGTTTCTACAGAGTCTACTGCATAATCAATTAACTGGCTGGATAATCGGGAGGATTCAAGAGAAAGCTGGGCAGAACATTTCCAAACTCTAAACTATGTTATAGGGAGAAGATGGAATAAACCCAGAGGTAGAAATTAAATGCAAAAATCAACCCATAATTCCTACATTTCTGAGGCTTCAAAGAGAAAGGAGCACAAGGTAACAGGTTATTTTCAAAGAACTTCTTTTGTATTATATCGAGAACGTCACGGCGATGCTGGAATGTAGACTGGATTGACTTCTAGAGGCCATTTTGTCAAGTACATTGATTAATGAATATATGGGATAAACAAACATAGGGTAGTTGGGCAACAAAATGATAAAACGTGAATTATGCTTTGATTTTAAGGTTGAGATGCAGGGTACCAACGTCTTGTATCGGGACTACGGTCATGTGATTGTCAAGGAATGCGCGTGTGGTTAAAAACGTGAATGGAATGGTACAGAGCAATTTTCAGACTGGCTTTAACACAACTTGTCATGCTCTGTGGCACAGCCcagaacaaaactgttttatcGCTTTGGGGTCAAGGTGAGGGAATCAATTTGGCAGCAATTCACTCacaaaagggaaaagggaaacaAACTACAAAGAgggctggggaaaaaaagggaaaaaaaaaaaaaaaaaaagagagagaatcatccTTGGTTGGAAATCTTTTGTGCAACTACAATTAGGTCTTCTCTCTGGCTGGAAAACCAAACGCAGCCCGTGGCATTATCAGGAGAAGATCAGAAACTGGAAGAAACAACAATGCCATCGTATCAGCGGAAGGTGAGGGATGGCAGAGCGCTCCATCTGCCCTTGGgctgaagagggagagaggaagagattgagaaaaagagatagagactgagagagaggcaagGAATGCTTAGAGCAAGCACAGTCCAGTTGTGTCCAGCCTGTGGGTGGTGGACAGTAAGGCCTAAGGtcttcacagtaaaacacagcggAAAAAGCTGctctttttctgctgttctgTGGTGATCTTCACCCCGTGGTTACTGCCCTGAGGACTGTTGCCctcctgagggaaaaaaaaaaaaaaaaacaagcaaacttTGCATTAATTCACATTTTGTTCTATGTCGAGTCTGGCTTTTAACTTTCGTACAGCATCGACTTATCGCTAGCATAAGCCTGCTTATGTTAGACGTTGCAAACTGGCTCAGAGAGGAACTTTTGTTTTTCCCAGGGCATTCACTTTGTTATGAACATTTACTCACGGTCTTACTTTAAGATGAACTAATTTTCTGGGCAAATTCCTCCTCAGTATTTTTACTGGCCCCCCTGACGTCAAAACCTGAACTGAAacgtttttctgtttatgtttaattttgatATTTCGGTATGCTGTGAGATTAAGCTGCATATTAAATTGCAGTTAAGTGGAAtgtcgcactcacacacaaaaaacagccAGTCATTTTCATAAATCCCAAACTGACTTAAATGTGAAACTGCTAAAATGAAGGCTTCTAGGTGTGAAGAACATATGCATTAGATAAACTGCAAAACtctcataaaataaaatctgcCCACTGAATAAAATATGAAGCACTGTGTAATGTTAGTAAAAAGTAGCAACAAACATACCAATTTTGTGTCCATTTTTGCTTTGATGTCTCTGGCAAGTGTCAAGAACGCCTACagacattcacaaaaaaaaaaaacgtgttcaGGTTTCTGTTAAGTTCAGTTTATATATCAACGTGTTCCTGCAGAGTTTCATACAGCGGTGACACAAATTTATGACTTCAAGGTACGAGGTGATTCAAACTCATCACTCTAGTCTACACATAACTCATGGGTATTTGTAAGTTTCGTATTTCTGTAAAGCCTTAAAAAGGTCATATTTCTGTTACATTCATGCATACAGCGAAAGTTATTAGGATTCCTcttcaatgaaaaaaatcaaagatgaaaaatatcaaatgatATTAAAACTTACTTCCTACATGAGAATCATTCTAGTGGGCAAAGCTGTCTTTCATATCAGCTGCCTATACAAAACCACTGTTATTGTTGCATGCAATCTTTTCTGTCTGGAAACTCACATTTTCCACATTGATGTTTGCCTTTGCACTGGTTTCCATGAATTTAATGCCGTAATCTAATGCCAGCTGCACAGAGAAGAGAATTGAACAGTGAGGACGTTTGTTTGACAGTTTATGACTTAATGACCTAATTCaagaaaaatgtatgtgttagtgttaaaatatgaaatgtgtaATCCTCAGGTGTAACGGATTAGAGCAAAGGTTTGGTTAGTTACgtactttctctcctctgtctttagAGACCTGCCGCTTGTCATTGATGTCACATTTATTACCCAGAATCATCTTTTCTACATCTGCTGATGCATGctggagaaaacagaaacaaatcaaCAACTTACACTCAAAAGAATATATGTGAGACAGCTAGAAAACAGATAACACATTAATGACTACACATGAATAACGATATAGCTCAACTTTATTAATAAACATACTTGTAAAAATAATCAACTTGTAAAAATGTACACAGCTTAAATAAAGAGAATTAAAAAGTGCTGGGacttatacatatatatatgcatatatgtaagtatgtacgtgtgtgtgtgtgtgtgtgtattctttatGAGATGAGCGGGTTGGGTCAATGTGTGGTAGAATTTTTTAGCCACGTTGCCTTTGCACTGTtaaatacatgcacatatatgaATAACGGTTAAATTACACCCACCTCCTCTATGTTCCTAATCCAGTTCTTGATGTTTTCAAAGGACTTCTCATTTGTGATGTCATACACCAACATAATgccctgaaacaaacaaatccataAGCCACTTTGTACACTCTCTGGGTTCACTTTGATAAACacactcttattttttttaaaacactcagTGGGGAATTATAGATGAAAGAGACTAATTGTCATGCATGACACATAGACTACACAGACACTGCATTGTTCAGACTGAACATCCTAATAATTAAAATGAGTAACAAAAGTGAAACCGATAAAGGAGTAGTGAAATATTTTCCGCCTCACAAATATTGTGAACAGTACCGTCTAAAAACAATCAACAGGAATAAGACCATTTTGGTGTAACCTACCATAGCTCCTCTGTAGTATGCTGTTGTGATAGTTCTGAAACGCTCCTGCCCTGCTGTGTCCCTGCAAATTACGAATGTTAAAAAACAAGCCAGCAATTTACTCAACGTTAAAGTGTATAAACTATTTATATAACTGTAATGTCCTCCTTTCATTGTTCAAACCAATGCACACTATacgaataaaacaaaaatgtatgaaaggcacagacaaacagagagaagggaggtaTTATACCATATCTGTAACTTGATCTTCTTGCCATCTAATTCTATTGTTCTAATCTTGAAATCGATacctgaaggagaaaaaaagaaagagaaacaaagaaaaagaaacaagattACGTAGAGGCCAAGCTAATCAGTGAGAGCATGAGGGATTTCTTATATAAAAGTTTAACAGAATTTAATCTCAGACAAGTAGTTCTAGGTGAATGGAACAAGTGGGATACACTGGCATCCTTTTTTCAGGATTTTTGCAGAGATTAATGATACTTAATATGTTCACGTCGCACAGAGTTTGGTTCAAAGATCATTAACACATTTGCTTACTATAAAGTACGCAAAACTAATGACATCGAGGACACGGTTTCTGTGGTACAGATTAACTACTAAACGAGCCTGTTTGGTAAAAGTTCGACCTGGTCAAATCTTGCCGCGACCTAAAAACTAGCATTCGTAATGACCGCATTCAGCAAATATAAGAAGAGGCAAGCAGTGGTGGCATTTATTGATCCAGTAGGAAACTAACTACCCGGTACATTTGATCTAGACAACTAGAGAAATTAGGTGACCATCTGAGCTGTATGTTACCGTAATCGCTGCAACAGTTAAATTATTGAACAGTATGTTCCATCTTTCGTTCAGGTTACGTTAATAAAGCTGCCCAATTAGGTCAGTAACTTTAAAGTTATAAACTCACATAGTGACCTATCTAACGTAGGCCATTCCAAACTAGCATTAACCTAATTAACCTACGTCGCACTAAAAGACAGGGATGACGTTAGTTATCTAGTTCCGTTTATAGGGTATCTTCAGTTAACCGCTTGACATGATGACTCAGTTGTTAGTTATATTAAGAGACTGATTCTTACCAACTAAGTTTTAACACGCTTACATTTTCGAACCTTGTATATAGGGAAAAAATGGAATACAGACATGCACGTGAGTGTAATCAACTTCAACAACCATCCTATCTTTATAAATTACTCGTTCTGCAAACAACTGTAGGTTGAGCAAGCTAAAGGCAGGGGAAGAAAACAGCACTGCGGAGAGTACACGATGCTGTCGTCAAGCAATTGCTTCTTAACCGCACAAGCTAGGTTAAGCCATGTATGCTAAGCTAGCTGGCTCGATGATGCACCTCTCAAGTGCTAACGCTAGGTTAGGTACATTCCTTAAAGTTAATACTGTCATCATTAAAGTGTATTATATGACAATGCAAATCTTTAAGGGAGCTGTAAATGGGCCATGGGAAATTGACTTGACTGTAGATACTAAATTGACTACCTGGCTGCTATCACACAGCTTACAGTTAGCTATGCTGGGGCTAGGTTAATTTAGCAGTGTTGGCTAACATTGGGTTAGGACGGCAACAAACTGGGTAGTCTAAGCTAAGCTAATCATGCTAGATTGCCTGTCATTTCCTATACAAACCATAACCAGTGTCTTCAGGTGAATAAGATACATAACCTACCTATTGTCGAGATAAATGTTGAGTTGAACGCATCCTCAGAGAACCTGAACAAAACGCAGGTTTTCCCAACTCCTGAATCGCCGATTAGCAATAGTTTAAACAAATAATCGTAGGTCTTCGCCATACTTGATATTGCGGAAATCCCGCCCGGCCCGGCAATTGCTTAGCGCCGCGTAGACAGCGCTGTCTGACTACCAAGTAGATATCCACGCCCCCTTCCTGACACAAGTTGTCATAGCTATGAACTGtacaacagaagaaagaaacagagaaataagaataaaaaagaaatatattttaacacactcgctcacacacaaatTGCCCTGACAGAGTCTGTTAACAATACAGAGAAAATGTAACATAATGTCCGAGAGGGCTTGTACATAATATAAGATTAGATAACAATTAAACTACAAAATTGTTCAGTCAGGACATTAAAAACACCCAGTGCTGAAATCCTCATATTGTTTAATATGCACACATCTGTACCAACAACATTAATCAACAGTACATATCAACATGTAGTACATTATATGGTGACGAAGCCTACTCCGGACCTTCCTAATTTACATCAGAGCACTTTTTCATCTCCGCAGAACTGAAGCTTTTTCCTTAACACATAGACACTGATACAAGAACACATTTGTTTGCCTATAAAAAGGAGGTTCACAAATAAAGCATATAttatacagtaaaatgaatgtaaagtaATTCAGTGTTGTGGCAAGGTAAGAAAACCCAAGAAAGCTTATAGAAAGACATGTGAGTTACCCAAATACTGCCACTTGCTTGTACTGAAAGTATTAGACAGACATAGCTAATGGTGACTTATGAAGGAATCAGAGCAGTCAGCCTCAAAATCATCAATTTACAGATGTGCTTGGATTTGAAACTCTGAGTAAGCAATTTATATGAAGGTCAAAGTTTTGCAGATGTGAGGAGCACAGGCAGTAGGAGCAGGGGctcacaggaaacaggaaacagagtaAGGGAAATGAGAATAGAGACAAGTGCTGATGTCAGAGAAGAaccagagttaaaaaaaaaaaatcacatgctACAAAACCAGCAAATACTTAACCCAAAGCAACTGACAGTGTAAAAGATATAAAAGCTTAATTTAAATTGACATTTTAATTCAGATAGTTAATTAAACAATTTGAATTCGTTATTCAATTCCAGTCTTATAAAAATACAGTGAACAGAATTAAGTGAACCAGTGTACACAAATCTGAACGGAAGTGTTAACGTTAACGTCCCTACTCTGAAGGTCATTGAAACTGTTCTTCAGGTTGTGGGGGACTATGAGTTTCAGTCTAGAGAGAGAGTAGACACAAAGGATAGTGATTTATTGAGGTAGTGCTTTGACATCTCACTGACATACTTCCTTTTGATTCCATTTTATGTTAATCTCTTTCAGTTTGTCAATAAAACTGTACTTTCTCTTTCATACGTATCCTGTCTCTTTGGAATGCaaagattgagagagacagaaaaagagaagtgaacatacagagagaggaaaaaaagttaaTCAGTGCTATGATTGTTGAGACAATTCACAGTCTTAATGCTAAGCTCTCAGATATCAATACTCTGTCATGGTCTTGCAAACAAGTTTACAATAATTAATTACCAGTGATGTGTCTTTGCAAAAGTTCATGAAATACTATGCTTCGTTGCATTGCTATTTTGGTCGTCTTGTGTATTTTGTACATCTCTATGAGGGTTAAGTAAAGTTGTTGGCATGTTAGACATGATAAGAAAATCTAGAGAGCCAGCAGAGGGGgccacaggacacagacaatgCACTTCTCACATGCTGAAGCCTTCATAAATTTTACCCACCATTCCTATCAACAAAAGGAATTTTTAAACTGCAAAGTTTTGACAAATGAGCATCAGATACATAAAATATCATAATGAAATACCAATTTTTAATTTGTGCAACATAATCAAAATGCAGTCTTCACTTGCTgacattgacaaaaaaaaatcagcgagATGGCAAACTGGAAAACAGCTGAGCCTGACAGAATACAGGCCTTCCTAAAAGCAGCACATGAAAGACTGACCAAACAGCTGCACAAGCTCTTCCAGCATCTTAATAAGATTGGCTCCTACAATGAAGGACCTATGTGCTCAggaaagataaagagaagaaTACAGTCCTCAGCAGCTACCAACCAATCACGTGCCTATCAACAACATAGAAGCTTCTCTCTGGTATCATACCCACCAGCATCACTGAACACCTACAAGGGAAGAACCTCCAAGTTACAGAGGACCAACTTGGCAAAGGTGTGGATTGACTACCATGAGGTCTGTGTTAGTGTGCCACACTCCTGGATCATAGAATCACTCAGTTTCCATAAGATCAACCCAAAGGTAACATGGTTGACTGAGAGATCTATGAAGTCCTGGAGGACCCAGCTGACACAGAATCGCAGGGAACTTGGTTCAGTGTCAATCAAGATTAGCATATGCCAAGGCAATGCACTCATCTCAGTACTGCTGAGTGTAGCACTCATTCCCCTAAGCCAGCTACATTTGGCATTGAGTACAAACGAAAGTCCAGACGGAAGCTACAACACCTAATATACATGGATGACATGCAGATGCACGGAAGCTCAACAAAAGAAATCAACTTCCTGACCAAACAGTAAAAACTTCTTAGTCCTGAAGTAAAGGCTCAATGGTTGGAATGAGATCTAAGCAATAAGCAGCTACACCCTCCCAGTAATAAGCTACACTGGAGGAATCATCCTTCGCACAGTGGAAGAGGTACAGAGGCTGGTCTGAATGACAAGGAAGCTGACGACCATGTATGGAGCGTCCATCCCAAGGCAGTCATCCCCAAGGCTGTCAGCATGACTCGAGACAAAGGGGGAAGAGGCCTCCAAAACATCGAAACAGCCATCAGTGCACAGGAACTCAGTCTGACTGAGTACATATGGGCCCTCAAGCAACAGAGGACCACAATCATCCAG contains:
- the rab8a gene encoding ras-related protein Rab-8A, coding for MAKTYDYLFKLLLIGDSGVGKTCVLFRFSEDAFNSTFISTIGIDFKIRTIELDGKKIKLQIWDTAGQERFRTITTAYYRGAMGIMLVYDITNEKSFENIKNWIRNIEEHASADVEKMILGNKCDINDKRQVSKDRGEKLALDYGIKFMETSAKANINVENAFLTLARDIKAKMDTKLEGNSPQGSNHGVKITTEQQKKSSFFRCVLL